In Equus quagga isolate Etosha38 chromosome 14, UCLA_HA_Equagga_1.0, whole genome shotgun sequence, the genomic stretch CtatttagtaaaattttattcTCTTGGAAATTACGAACATCTAAATTTTCTAAAGGGAGGAGCAACTCCTATCActtaaaaacccacaaaatttgACAAAAAGTATCCAAAAGACGGtcttaaccttaaaaaaaaaaaaaaaacctgtacactgaatACACAATCAGCTTCTTATAGCATCCCttatattaattacatttaattcttatagCATCCCTTACATTTAGTTGGAGCTTGTCTCTTCAACTTCAAATTCCTTGAGAACAGAAGCCATGCTGTATTTTTCTATACCTTGTAAAGCCACTGGCAGTGTTAAACACTTTTCAAacactaaataaacattttttaattgatcaAGAAAACTAAATGTTTTAAGGCCTCAATAACACTTTTagcaaaagaagcaaaaactTGTTTTAAGTTTCACTAAAATCAAGATACCAAATGTAGAGATTTCAAGTTTTCTATCAGGATAACATCCTGCAGATATaataagagtttttaattttacatgtttttaagaTTATGACTAAATCCAAAAACTACTGCTGGATATTGCCCATAATTGAAAGCCCCAGGATATAAAAGGGAACTTACTATCactatcattataaaatattatttataaaatagaaacgATTTTATTCATTGAATCCAAGATATACAGGTCATGATGTACTTGtacagataattcaaaatagcaTCCTCTTGACAagtttttgagcacttcttttattcctttctaggTTTCCCAATTGGCTAAAACATAAACCACTGTTTATCTCCCCAGAGTTATCTACTTACTATAGAACAACTCATCACCTCCAACTTCCCTGTTGGGTTaatgagaaataatttagaaACCTGATAAGCTGTTCCCAACAAAACCTATTTTTGTAcaaggaatattttaatatccTATAACAGTAACATTCAACTGtgactttaataaataaaatatttatttggcatttaACTACACTCAAGTACTATGTTtggggaaaataaagatgaataagatgtgGTACTTCAAGAAATGTAAACTCTAATGGGAGTGGTTAAGAAAATTATATGTAAGTACAACATAAGGCAGAATATTGCAAATGCCATTAGAGAAGTTAAGACAAAGCTCTCCTTGGTTCGATGGAACTTTAATAGATTTTCATACCAGACTTACTCCATTTTATGGTAAAAACAAAATCGTATACTTACTACAGTTACAAGGTGTTTGCCTCACTTTCCTAAATGTAAATGAAGTCCGTATTCCCCTCTTGCTTAAAGTTAAGTCTCCAACATCACTGGTGATAATTCCACTTTTGTGACTCTTGGATGCTTGCACAGTATCAAATTTTCTGGGTGTGATTCTAAAAACAAcagtcaaaataatttatttaacactgtattcataaaaatatttcaagttctttaaaaatattaacagaataaaacaaatctAGAAGAATTTATTGCAAACATCCATTGGATTCTCTGAATTATTGTGCattgcagaaaaacaaagaaatagaagtgtctgcctttaaggaagttatcTTCAGGGTAATCATATTAAAAGAATGTACAACTAACAAATTATTCAAGGGAGAAAAGTtgaataataacaaatatttaattaataccaattccaaaaaggagaaaaaaatccaacaaggAACAGATGGggcaaagaagaaacaaatagattacatttaaaattaaatccaatatcattaattatgttaaatgtaaaaggaCTAAAGAAAATCCCATTAAAGAACAAAGATTGTTAGAtgggataaaataataaaatccaacCATATGTTGATTACAAGAAACACACCTTAAATATAAGAAtggaaaatgattgaaaataaaaagataggaaaaaaacatatataaaaaacaaGTATTTTGCATATACCAAGCAAAACCAAAGGAAAAGTGGTATAGGTAATACTAATCAGACAAAGCTGACTTTAAGGCAATAATTATTACTAGagataaaaattcataaaatttcataatgataacaGAGTCAATCcaacagaaagatggaaaaactctatatatatttgtatggACCTGAATAATAACACAGCCTCAAAATGTATAgagcaaaaagtgaaaaaatctaacaggagaaatagacaaatacataattataattgGAGTTTCTAATACAACTTTTTCAATTAGTAAAATCTAGTTGAGGAGCAAGGACATCAACATTAGAAAACaatagaagaagaagattagccctgagctaacatctgccaccaagcctcctctttgttctgaggaagactggccctgagctaacacccgtgcccatcttcctctactttatgtgcaggacgcctaccacagcatggctttataagcagtgcgtaggtccgcactcaggatccaaactggagaaccccaggccactgaagcagaatgaaaatgcacagatcttaagcgtacaattcaatgagttctgacaaatgtatacacccatgtaaccaccacctcaaacaagatatagaacatttccatcaaccaAGGAAATTCCCCCGTGCTCCCTTCCAGTCAATCTTTACCCACCTTGAAGCAaccactgttttgatttctatcagtatggttttgcctgtttttgaacttcatatactGTTAGCACTATTTTGTATCAGGCTTTATCCATTAAACATAATGGTTTTCAGATTCATCCGTGTAGTTCACTGCCCTTTTAtcactgagtaatatttcattgtatgaacataccataatttatttactcaaaatctcctgttgatagacattttggTGTTCCCACTTTGGGACTATTACAAATAAGgcttctgtgaacatttttatacatatcttttttagatatatatatatatacatttattactcttggataaatacccaggagtgaaaTTGGTGGGTCATAGGGTAAGAAATAACCAGTTTTCCAAGGTGAGTACAcaattttacactcccaccacaGTATATTGGGAGTTCCAGGCTGCATGGCATTCTcctcaacacttggtattgtcaaagtttttaattttaaccattttagtgAGTGGAAAGTGGTAtgaaattgtggttttaatttgcatttctctgatgactaacgatgttgtacatcttttcatgtgcttattagtcaTTCATAGATCCTTTTCTTGGTGAAGGATCTGTTCAAAGCTTTTGCCTAAtcctttgttagatatatgtATGCATTGTGGATATTTTCTCCCTAcgtgtggcttgtcttttcattttcttaatggtatcttttgatgagcagaagtttttaattttgatcaagttaatttgtcttttttccctcgTATACTGTGTTCTGAAGTCTTTCTATAAAAACTGCCTACACCAAGGTTGCAAAATATCCTCTTGTATTTTCTTACAGATGTCTTATAGTTcttgcttttacatttaaatctatgatctatctcatattaatttttgtgaatggtgtgagGTAGATCaaggttaattttatttctacatggatatccaattttccatCACCATCTGTTGAAAAATTTCCTTTCCACATTGAATTGCATTGAATTCCACATTGAagtatctttgtcaaaaatcagctgaCCTCATATGTGTGGATATATTctgtcccacttgtctatttgtctatctgtATGCCAATACTACACTTTTTTGATTACGTAACTTTTAAGTCTTAAAAATCAGGCAGAATAAATTCTCTAACactgttcttttgtttcaagattgttttgattattctagatctttcatattttctcataAATCATGGAATCTGCATAtcaatttctaaaaacaaatcttttaagATTCTGCTTGGAATTACAGtgaatccatagatcaatttgaggataACTGACATCCTAATAATACTGTTTCCTCCATGATCATGGCATCtctatctcttcatttattttggtcatctttaatttctcttagcaatatTTCATGATTTTCAGTGAATATGTGTTGTATatctcttgttaaatttattcctaagacTTAAATCTTCTGAGGCCAAGTTTTCTGCTTGATTTACTCTAGCAAGAGCTTCTCTCTAAAGAAGTGGATTTCATATTCACAGAGATGTGCTAAGCCTGAAAGATTTCAGTAAATTAtaaaaaagcataattttatatttaagttgttGATATCTCTTTATTAAAAGCCAGATAAGTTTTTTCTACACATCTAGAAAAGATGAAAGTCAAccatataattaaaatgaatttgatcctataatgaaaaaatgtaatgtaattcaattcttaattttcattttgtcattGTTATACTGTTTCACTCAATCTGTTGTTAGAATTAGAATTCcccaaaggcaacaaaagcaaaaataaacaaatgggaccacatcacaCTAAAAAACTTctacacaacaaaggaaaccatcaacaaaatgaaaaggcaacctacttaatgggagaaaatatttgcaaaccatatatctgataagaagttaagatccaaaatacataaagaactcatataactcaatagtaAATTCAAAGAGTCCAATTAAAAAATCGGCAGaggatctgagcagacatttttccaaagaagacacagagatagatggccaacagatacatgaaaaggtgctcaatatcactatcatgagggaaatgcaaatcaaaaccacaatgaggtatcacttcacacctgttagaatggctattatcaaaaagaaataacaagtgtcggtgaggatgtggagataagAGAACCCTCGTGCACTACTGATaggaaagtaaattggtgcagctactatggaaaatactatagagattcctcaaaaaattaaaaatagaactacctatcatccagaaattccacttctgggtatttatccaaaggaaataaaaacactaactcgaaaagatatctgcaccccatgttcacagcagcattatttacaatagccaatatatggaaacaacttaagtgcccatcaatggatgaatggataaagaaaatgtgggtgtgtgtggggggtgtgtgtgtgtgtgtgtgtatgtgtgtgtgcacacactagaatattattcagccataaaaaagaaagaaatcccgtcatttgcaaaaacatgcaaaatgtaccctgagggcattatgctaagagaaaaagtcagacagagaaagataaataccatatgatctcacttatatgtggaatctaaaaaacaaaaaaaacaaacaaaaaaagcttgAACTTATAGATAGAACAGGTTGGTGGTAGCCAGACATGGGGAATGAGTGGGCAGCGGGGgaggcaaaatgggtgaaggtggtcaaaaggtacaaactttcagttataaaataaataagtcctagggatgtaatggacagcacggtgactatagttaataataccgtattgtatatttgaaagttgctaagagagtaaaccttaaaagttctcatcacaagaaaaaaacatttgtaactatgtgtgatgATGGTTGTTAACCAGGCTTACTGTGATGATCACTTtgcaaaataaacatatatagaatCACTAtgtcgtacacctgaaactaatatgatacatcaattatacttcaattaaaaaaaataaatccgAATTCCCAGGTTGATAGCTTTTTAAACCACACcataattaactaattaattcaGAGTACTGAAAAGAAGTATTTTGCAGGTCTTGAcgctattttaaaaagcattttatttcatttgccaaagattaattttttaatattgaccTTGTATGCTACAACTTTGCTATATTCAATTATTAGTTCTAGTACTTGTTCATAAATTCCCCAGGATTTTCCATAGCCACAATCATGTAATTTACACATATTGagtgtgatttcttcttttcaaaactgtgtgatttttatttcttttcttgacttattATACTGGCTAAGACATccaatataatattaaatagaaGAGATGAGAGCAGACATCCCTGCTTTGTTCAACATCTTAGGAAAAAGCATTCAATATTCCACCAGTAAGTAGGATGTTATCTGTGTAtttttcatagatgtcctttaCCAGACTGAAGAAGTTTCCTTCTTGTCCTAGTTTcccaatttttagtttttatcatgaatggatactGAAGTCtgtcaaatacattttctgcatCAAAgatgattatatatatttttttctcctttattcttttaatgtggtgaattacattctTTGGTTTCCAAATGTTAAACCATTCTTGCAAtcctgggataaactccactCAACCATCACgtattctctttttcatatacTGTAGGATtggattttctaatattttcttaaggagtttttttcatctctgagagatactggtctgtaattttcttttgttgtaatgTCCTTGACgtgttttggtgtcagggtaatgccagcctcataaaataagttgcgAGAATGGCTCTTTTCAAAGAGCTTGTGCTAAAGGCAATTAAGCAATCATTGCCTGAATTTATATGATTGTTACTCTGATAGCTGAAAACGATTAAAACTGTGGTGTCAAACAAAGTCAAGATATTTTAGAACAATGAGTCTCTTGAAACTCTTAGTAGCAAACAAATTTCTCTCTTGGGGAATAAGCAGTTCTCTATTACGGCTCTTTCAAGTCAGTTACTTCACTTGCCTAGAGTTAAATTTTAGGCAAAGGTCAAGCTGTACTTAACTGCTTTTGGCATCAATCTCAGATTTTTAGGAATAGGTAATATATCTGTCAAGAACAATGAATTCCTTAAACATCTctgaacatctttttttccccctgcactCAAATTATAATCTAGTCgggaaaacattaaataaaaagataaaaatatttttatagatttaaataaTAGTTCAACACAATGGAAAAGACATCACAAGATAGCAGGAGACAATACAGTCATTAGGAGTTAAGGGAGAAATTATTTGAGACTAATGTAGTCGgaaaaatttatgaatttattataaAGGACGTAAAAATTGAGCTGtatcttaaaaacaaagcaaatggaaaggaaaaggaaatttactGCATTAAGAGTTGCCAAAAGTGTGAAGGCTAGAAGGCAAAGTATAAACTCAGAGGAAAGGGAGCAAACAAGTTTAGCTACATTACAGTTAAGAGCAGAGATCCTGAACCCAGACTGCTGGTTTCTGATCTTGGCTCTGCACTTACTGGTTTTGTGACTTTGAACAAACTATATAGCCTCATTATGCTCCAGTTTCCCttaaaaatggagacaaaatgATGGAACAAACTTTCCACTCTGACTGTGTGAGTTACATGACTTAACATATAGTAAAGcttttagaacaatgcctggcacaaaggaaatgctccaaaaataatttaaaagaagaattcaCATAAACTCATGAACTAATGCCTCCCAAGGACAGTCAAATAACATAAAGGAGTGAAGCAGGTGGATTTGTTTAGAAACATATTGTTTGCCACTAAACACATGGGAATAATCTTCATTTCAAAAAAAgtgttctcttccatttttcttaaaacacacaTTCTCGCTCATTCTAGCTTTCCATTTCctactcttttgtgtgtgtgtgaagaagattggccctgagctaacatctgtgccaatcttcctctattttgtacgtgggacgctgccatggCACAGCTTGGACAAGtggtaggtccacgcctgggatccaacccACGAAACCCAAGTCACTGAAGCAAAGCACGCAAACTTAcacactacaccaccgggccagcccaccATTTCCTGCTTTTAATACAAACATGAGttgaagaaatattaaatgttcaGTTAACTCTGttataagataaaaacaatagTGCAAGCACAATGACAAACAACAAATGATACTGAGCCTTAGTTCAGGGGGTCACAGAAAGTGGTAGGAACTGTAGAGAACTTGAAAATGTAGGCTTCATCTAAGCAAGACTATTGACAGTCTCAGCCACTGCTGCCAAGTGATACCGGGCCCAATGTTGTCAGATCTTCTCAATTTTCAAAAGAAGCCgaaaattgagatttttatacGAAACCTTCTCATTTTTATATGTaggcaattaaaaaagaaaaaatgctaccACATGGACCACCACTGCCCCAGCCAAACAGCCTGACTGCGGTATTTAACCCATGTGCTGCTAGTTTGCCACCTTTGATTTAGGGCGTGGTGGCTAGAATAGTAAACTTGAACTAGATCAAATTAAAAGTAGTTAGAATTAATATTATAAGGCTGTGTTAATCAACTTTCTTCAATTCATATCCCTTAACAATGCTTTCTAGTGCTTTTTTAATTTAGCAcagatatcaaaatattttttatcaaggTTTATTTCCTGcagtttatatacatttttaagtgtattaaaCATGCTTTTTCAATCTATTCTCCCTTCCACCCAGAGATCCTGATGAACATCTCAATATTCGGTATACCATTTGTTTGGCCAGtctgtctctgttcctctctctgtgtcccacccctccccactatccttttttctctctcctaatacacacacaaaatcacaTTACAGGCAATGGATATTAAtggaaacctttaaaaaataatactgaggttttcttccctgaaatttttgtaaagaattttgattctagagaaaaatttaaaaataaatattacctgCCATTCAATCTTCCAGAGACATGACTCTTAACATTTAACAGCACAATATGCTTTAAATAAGAGAATAATGTGATCAAAAATATTTAGGAGAATTAATCTGTACCATTACCCAGaacagattaaaatattttcataacataGGCCTATGaaaagtaatgttttattttgtatttgctgtAATACCAGTACTCTTAAGTTTAAACATCACTGATAGTAAAAATgcttctaaaaaaagaaaatgaatattctcAAAATTCCAGGAATACTTCAAACCATTGGATCACATCATCATTTTCATGTACggtaagtgaaatattttaaatggccataaaaaaaaaatcaggcaaattTAAGCTTCAGTGTACAAAATCTGGCCATCTGTTTTTATGGCTCACATTCAGGACAGGTTACAAATTCATTTACACATTCATTTCCTTGACTTCTTATAAAAATCTGTCAGCTAAAACTTCCAGGCAGGATAGTATTAATTACAGAACTCAGCAATATTTAGTGACAACATATGCAAATTTTAGCAGTGTGTGGCTCCCTTCTCAAAAGGCTAAAGATGAATTcctataaaaatgtataatccatttctttcagattaGATTCAATcaaacaaactcaaattgagggacagTCTATAAAACAACTGGTCTCCTTAAAAGTGTCAATAtcatgaaagacagagaaaagttgAGGAATTGATTCACATTTAAGAAGACTAAAGAGAGGCCCCGGCGGCTCGCCAGTTCCGGGCCCcggtgccgccgccgccgccgccgccgccctctCGGCTCCCAGGGGCGCGGAGGTGGTCTCCCTTCGCGCTTCGGGCCACGCGCGGTTTCCCGCTCCGAGATTGCCGCGGGGCTGTCGGAGGCCCCGGACGGTGCTGGGGCGCAGCCGGCGCCGCCCTCCGCGCTCCCTACCAGTAGGCCGATTCGGGTGGTCGCATCCGGTGGGGAAATGGTCGTGCTTTCGGTGCCCGCCGAAGTCACTGTGATCCTGTTAGATATCGAAGGTACCACAACCCCGATTGCTTTCGTGAAggacattttatttccttacatcaaagaaaatgttaaagagtATCTGCAGACACATTGGGAAGAAGAGGAGTGCCAGGAGGATGTCGGTCTTTTGAGGAGACAGGCTGAAGAGGACTCCCACCTGGAAGGGGCTGTCCCAATCCCTGCTGTGTCTGACAATGGGGCGGCTGACCTGCAACAGGTGATCCAGGCCGTGGTGGATAATGTGTGCTGGCAGATGTCTCTGGACCGAAAGACCACGGCGCTGAAGCAGCTGCAGGGCCACATATGGAGGGCAGCGTTCACAGCGGGGCGCATGAAGGCAGAGTTCTTTGAAGATGTAGTTCCAGCCGTCAGGAAATGGAGAGAGGCCGGAATGAAGGTGTATATCTATTCTTCAGGGAGTGTAGAGGCACAGAAACTCTTATTTGGGCATTCTACAGAGGGAGATATTCTTGAGCTTTTTGATGGTCACTTTGATACCAAGATTGGACACAAAGTGGAGAGTGAGAGTTATCGAAAGATTGCAGACAGCATTGGGTGCTCGACCAACAACATCTTGTTTCTGACAGACGTAACTCTAGAGGCCAGTGCTGCGGAGGAAGCGGATGTGCACGTAGCCGTGGTGGTGAGACCTGGTAACGCGGGCTTAACGGATGATGAGAAGACCTACTACAGCCTCATCACCTCCTTCAGCGAACTGGACCTGCCTGCCTCACCCTAGGCGCTTCAAAGGACCTCAGAGGAAGACCAGACTGTCTCCACAGAGTTGTCCCTGTAGTCTAGTTTTATTCTAATGGTGAAAGTAACTTACTTAAAGAAATACATAGACACACGTATGTATGcaagcatatatatgtgtatgttcaAATTACCTTTCACAGGcgattaagtggaaaaaaaatctgttccttATTTAAAGATGCTTTATATGTAGACATTGTTTGAAACCACAACTTTAACCTTCATTGAGGGCAAAATATACTGGATAGAAGAAATTGCTACAATACAGATCAAATGTATGTTTATCAAGTTGTGCACAAAAATGGAAAGGTAGGTTTGAGAAGTTATTCAGAAGCCttgttgttttaaaaactggaagTATTCTAAAAACTTATTCTTAATAATCATCCTCCCTATATACAAAAGACAAAGCTGTTTGTTTCTGCTCCAAAAGAGAGCAAAATTGGGAAAGGAAACTCATTTGAGTCTTGATTAATAAAGTGTCACTTAAGAAACTTGCTAATCATCGTGGCACTCACAGCAAGCAGTTGCCTTACCAATGAAAATGGTGCATTGATGCAACAGCTAAAATAGAAATGTGGTTCTTAATGTTTAACAAAACCGTCCTAATCCTGCCAGTTGTTGTCATTATAGATTTTATAGTCACCTTTCTAACTACTTAGCACAGTTTGAGAATATATGTTAATTGCTATTTACTATTAAAGAAAGGTTTACTGAAATCACTCCATAAAACCTAGAAGAGCCCTAATGTGTaatattttcctctgaaatagatgtgagaaatgtaaattttataatagCATTATTTATCCTGGTTCAGTTCTGATGGGATGTCATGTCAATTTCATGTTGtgattaataaaaacattttcttcttcaaaaaaaaaaaaaaaaaaaaagaagactaaagagaACTGACAATTAAATGTAATGCAGGATCACGGACCAAATTCTAGATCAGAGGGAAAACTTACCGTGACATcctgacaaagattctctccttgaccaaactttagtcaggctcctccaAACCCAGCGAGGCCCCATCCTTGGGCATGTCCTCCAAGaacccagttttagcaagaatcctgctaaatCAGTTGAGCCAGAAGtcccacccttgatatctgatcatcCTTGATATCTGACCAAATTCCTCATCCACCACTAtcccccaggtgatgtctgatcaccctggtCTGCCTTCAACAAGAATCCTGTAGTAGGTTTAGCCAGATCCCCCGCTCACgactgatgtttcctcttagtaattttccatccaccaacactgccccacccccaaccccaggctccttggctataaatccccactttTCCTTGTTGTATCTGAAATTGAGCCCAGTTCAATACTGAGGTCTCTTTCCCCTATTGCAACAGTTCCTGAGTAAAATCTGGCTTTGCTGCTTTATACTGTCAGGCTCTGGTTTTTTGTTGACAGTACTATGAAGTTCAACTAGCAAAATCTGTAGCTGGATTGAGTAAGAGTATGATCAGAGTATTTTCTCAATGTTGAATTTCCTGAATTTGAGGATTGCACTGCAGTTTCAtagaacaggggttggcaaactttttctgtaacaggaccagacagtaaatattttaagcatagAGGGCcacatacagtctct encodes the following:
- the LOC124225180 gene encoding enolase-phosphatase E1, translating into MVVLSVPAEVTVILLDIEGTTTPIAFVKDILFPYIKENVKEYLQTHWEEEECQEDVGLLRRQAEEDSHLEGAVPIPAVSDNGAADLQQVIQAVVDNVCWQMSLDRKTTALKQLQGHIWRAAFTAGRMKAEFFEDVVPAVRKWREAGMKVYIYSSGSVEAQKLLFGHSTEGDILELFDGHFDTKIGHKVESESYRKIADSIGCSTNNILFLTDVTLEASAAEEADVHVAVVVRPGNAGLTDDEKTYYSLITSFSELDLPASP